Proteins encoded in a region of the Natator depressus isolate rNatDep1 chromosome 23, rNatDep2.hap1, whole genome shotgun sequence genome:
- the CCDC106 gene encoding coiled-coil domain-containing protein 106 isoform X2: MTERNNRRRTKLPEPPPPTLALMSSMKTQLHMALERNSWLQKRIEDLEEERDFLRCQLDKFISSAKVDTEDHCRSKQPPRRAEAAESRPGEATDNESLASSLSAASEQGGSAERKKQKQKGGVSRRRFGKPKARERQRVKDADGVLCRYKKILNTFQKLKSMSRAFEHHRVDRNTVALTTPIAELLIVAPEKLAEVGEFDPSKERLLEYSRRCFLALDDETLKKVQALKKSKLLLPITYRFKR; encoded by the exons ATGACCGAGAGGAATAACCGGAGGCGGACGA AGCTGCCGGAGCCGCCCCCGCCCACCCTGGCGCTGATGAGCAGCATGAAGACCCAGCTGCACATGGCCCTGGAGCGCAACTCCTGGCTGCAGAAGCGCATCGAGGACCTGGAGGAGGAGCGGGACTTTCTGCGCTGCCAGCTTGACAAGTTCATCTCCTCCGCCAAGGTGGACACTG AGGATCACTGCCGCAGCAAGCAGCCCCCGCGGCGGGCAGAGGCAGCTGAGAGCCGGCCCGGCGAGGCCACGGACAACGAGAGCCTGGCATCCTCGCTCAGTGCCGCCTCGGAGCAGGGTGGCTCCGCCGAACggaagaagcagaagcagaaggGGGGGGTGAGCCGGCGGCGCTTCGGCAAGCCCAAGGCCCGTGAGCGCCAGCGAG TCAAGGATGCCGACGGGGTGCTATGCCGCTACAAGAAGATCCTCAACACCTTCCAGAAGCTGAAGAGCATGAGCCGGGCCTTCGAGCACCACCGGGTGGATCGCAACACGGTGGCGCTGACCACGCCCATCGCCGAGCTGCTCATTGTGGCGCCTGAGAAGCTGGCTGAGGTGGGCGAGTTTGACCCGTCCAAGGAGCGGCTGCTGGAGTACTCGCGCCGCTGCTTCCTGGCGCTGGACGACGAGACCCTCAAGAAGGTGCAGGCCCTCAAGAAgagcaagctgctgctgcccatcaccTACCGCTTCAAGCGGTGA
- the CCDC106 gene encoding coiled-coil domain-containing protein 106 isoform X1 yields the protein MTERNNRRRTMKKDDEAYEISIPFEETPHLEPQIFYSLSPPQSNFEELPEPPPPTLALMSSMKTQLHMALERNSWLQKRIEDLEEERDFLRCQLDKFISSAKVDTEDHCRSKQPPRRAEAAESRPGEATDNESLASSLSAASEQGGSAERKKQKQKGGVSRRRFGKPKARERQRVKDADGVLCRYKKILNTFQKLKSMSRAFEHHRVDRNTVALTTPIAELLIVAPEKLAEVGEFDPSKERLLEYSRRCFLALDDETLKKVQALKKSKLLLPITYRFKR from the exons ATGACCGAGAGGAATAACCGGAGGCGGACGA TGAAGAAGGACGATGAGGCCTACGAGATCTCCATCCCCTTCGAGGAGACACCCCACCTAGAGCCCCAGATCTTCTACAGCCTCAGCCCCCCCCAGAGCAACTTCGAAG AGCTGCCGGAGCCGCCCCCGCCCACCCTGGCGCTGATGAGCAGCATGAAGACCCAGCTGCACATGGCCCTGGAGCGCAACTCCTGGCTGCAGAAGCGCATCGAGGACCTGGAGGAGGAGCGGGACTTTCTGCGCTGCCAGCTTGACAAGTTCATCTCCTCCGCCAAGGTGGACACTG AGGATCACTGCCGCAGCAAGCAGCCCCCGCGGCGGGCAGAGGCAGCTGAGAGCCGGCCCGGCGAGGCCACGGACAACGAGAGCCTGGCATCCTCGCTCAGTGCCGCCTCGGAGCAGGGTGGCTCCGCCGAACggaagaagcagaagcagaaggGGGGGGTGAGCCGGCGGCGCTTCGGCAAGCCCAAGGCCCGTGAGCGCCAGCGAG TCAAGGATGCCGACGGGGTGCTATGCCGCTACAAGAAGATCCTCAACACCTTCCAGAAGCTGAAGAGCATGAGCCGGGCCTTCGAGCACCACCGGGTGGATCGCAACACGGTGGCGCTGACCACGCCCATCGCCGAGCTGCTCATTGTGGCGCCTGAGAAGCTGGCTGAGGTGGGCGAGTTTGACCCGTCCAAGGAGCGGCTGCTGGAGTACTCGCGCCGCTGCTTCCTGGCGCTGGACGACGAGACCCTCAAGAAGGTGCAGGCCCTCAAGAAgagcaagctgctgctgcccatcaccTACCGCTTCAAGCGGTGA